CTACATCGACCAGCGCATCCGCCGCGAGGCCCTCGACCTCGAACTGGCCCGCGCCGCCGGCGTCCAGGGCTACGGCCCCAACGCCCCCGGCGCCACCCCGGGGAGCTGATGCCGTGAGCTGGGCGGGGGAAGTCCTCACATCGGCGCTCCCACGCGCCGCCATACGCACGCTGCTGCGCGCCGGCGACACCTCCGCACTGTCGTCGGCACGCTCCGCCGACGAGCCGCCCCTCACCACCCCGCGCGACCCCGCGCGCGAGGCGGCCCGACGCGAGCTGTCGAAGCGGATGTACCACGAGGACGACCCCAGCCTGTTCCAGCGCGCCCTCGACGCCTTCTGGGACTGGCTCGACAAACTGTTCAACGCCGCCTCGACCGCCACACCCGGCGGAACACTCGGCCTGCTCGTCATCATCCTGGCCGTCGTCGCGGTCCTGGCCGCCCTCTGGTGGCGCCTGGGCACCCCACGCCGCCAGCCCACCTCGTCCGCCACCCTGTTCGACGACCGCCCCCGCAGCGCCGCGGACCACCGCGCAGCCGCCGAGGCACACGCCGCCCAGGGCCACTGGAGCCAGGCCGTCCAGGAACGCATGAGGGCCCTCGTCCGCGCCCTGGAGGAACGCGCCCTCCTCGACGTCCGTCCCGGCCGCACCGCCGACGAGGCCGCTGCCGAAGCCGGCCGGGCCCTGCCCGCCCACACCGACCGACTGCGCGCCGCCGCCCGCGACTTCGACGACGTGACGTACGGCGGCCGGTCGGCGACCGAGCAGTCGTACCACCGCATCGCCGAACTCGACCGCGACCTGGAACGCACCAAGCCCCAGCTCGCCGCGAGCAGCGCCCACAGCACGGCCCCCCACACCCGCCAGGGAGCCGCCGAATGACCACCGAGGCCACGCACCCGTCCACCTCGGCCTCGCCCACCGCACGCCAGGTATGGACCCGCGCGCGCGGCATCGCGCTCGCCCTCGTGCTGCTCCTGGTGGGAGCCATCGCCATCGCCGTCATCCGCTCCGACGCCCGGCACGGCGAACTCGACCCGCGCTCCGCCGACCCCAACGGCAGCCGCGCCGTCGCCGAACTCCTCGCCGACCGGGGTGTGGACACCCGCGTGGTCACCACCCTGGACGAGGCAGCCACCGCAGCCGGCCCGGACACGACCCTCCTGGTCGCCCTCCCCGACCTGCTGAGCCGCAGTCAGCAGTCCCGTCTGCACAACGCGTTCGCCGACTCCGGCGGCCGTACCGTCCTGGTCGCCTCCGGCAGCGCGTCCGTCGAACGACTCGCCCCCGGCGTCACCGCCGACCCCGCCACCAGCCTCGACTCGACGCTCTCCCCCGACTGCGGCCTGCCCGCCGCCCGGCGCGCGGGCACCGCCGACACGGGCGGCGTCCGCTACACCACCACCCACCTCGACGCCGACACGTGCTACCCGAGCGAGCGTCTGGCCACCCTGCTGCGCATCCCGGCCACGACCGGGGACGGCGACACCGTCGTCCTCGGCGCGCCCGACATCCTCCTCAACGACCGCCTCGACGAGCAGGGCAACGCCTCGCTCGCCCTCCAACTCCTCGGCTCCCGCCCCCATCTGGTCTGGTACCTCCCCTCGCTCTCCGACCCGTCGGCCACCGGCACCGACGACGAACGCAGCTTCTTCGACCTGCTCCCCTCGGGCTGGCTCTGGGGCACCCTGCAACTCTTCATCGCCGCAGCCCTTGCCGCCCTCTGGCGGGCACGCCGGCTCGGCCCCCTCGTGCCCGAAAAACTCCCCGTCGCGATCCGCGCCTCCGAAACCGCCGAAGGCCGAGCACGCCTCTACCGCAAGGCCGATGCCCGCGACCGCGCGGCCAACGCTCTTCGCTCCACCACCCGCACCCGCCTCGCCCCCCTCACAGGCGTCCCCGTCACCCAGGCGCACACGCCCGAGGCTCTGCTACCCGCCCTGTCCGCTCACCTCCACGGCGACCGACGGGACCTGCGCACCCTCCTCTTCGGACCACCGCCCAGCGACGACGCAGCACTCATCGCACTCGCCGACCAACTCGACGCCCTCGAAAGAGAGGTACGCCGTCCATGATGGACCCGACCACTGACAACGCCGGGCAGACCGGGGACCCGGGCGCCGCCCGAGCCGCCCTGGAGGCCCTGCGCGCCGAGATCGCGAAGGCCGTGGTCGGCCAGGACCCCGCCGTGACCGGCCTCGTCGTCGCCCTGCTCTGCCGCGGCCACGTCCTCCTCGAAGGCGTCCCCGGCGTCGCCAAGACCCTCCTGGTCCGCGCTCTCGCCTCCGCCCTCGAACTCGACACCAAGCGCGTCCAGTTCACCCCCGACCTGATGCCCAGCGACGTGACCGGTTCCCTGGTCTACGACACCCGCAGCGCCGAGTTCTCCTTCCAGCCCGGCCCGGTCTTCACCAACCTCCTCCTCGCCGACGAGATCAACCGCACGCCCCCCAAGACCCAGTCGTCCCTCCTGGAAGCCATGGAGGAACGCCAGGTCACGGTCGACGGCACCCCCCGCGCCCTCCCCGACCCGTTCCTGGTCGCAGCGACCCAGAACCCGGTCGAGTACGAAGGCACCTACCCCCTCCCCGAAGCCCAGCTCGACCGCTTCCTCCTGAAACTCACCATCCCCCTCCCCTCCCGCCAGGACGAGATCGACGTCCTCACCCGCCACGCCGAGGGCTTCAACCCACGCGACCTCCACGCCGCCGGCGTACGCCCCGTAGCGGGCCCGGCCGACCTGGAAGCGGCCCGCGCCGCCGTGGCCAAGACGACGATCTCCCCGGAGATCACCGCCTACGTCGTCGACATCTGCCGCGCCACCCGCGAGTCGCCGTCCCTCACTCTCGGCGTCTCCCCCCGAGGCGCCACGGCCCTCCTGGCCACCGCCCGCGCCTGGGCCTGGCTGACAGGCCGCGACTACGTCATCCCCGACGACGTGAAGGCACTCGCCCTTCCCACCCTCCGTCACCGTGTACAACTCCGCCCGGAGGCCGAAATGGAAGGCGTGACAGCCGACTCCGTCATCAACGCGATCCTCGCCCACGTCCCCGTCCCCCGCTGATGGCACTCACCGGACGCGCCGCCCTCCTCGCGGCCCTGGGCTCCCTCCCCGTCGGCATCTGGGAGCCCGGCTGGACGGGCATGCTGGCGGTCAACGCACCCCTGGCCGTGGCCTGCGCCTGCGACTTCGCCCTGGCCGCCCCGGTACGACGTCTGGGCCTCGCCCGCTCCGGCGACACCTCCGTGCGCCTCGGCGACACAGCGGACGTGACCCTGACCATCACCAACCCGTCCCGCCGCCCCCTCCGTGCCCGACTCCGTGACGCCTGGCCCCCGAGCACCTGGCAGCCGGGCACGGAGACCACGGCCTCCCGCCACCGCCTCACGGTCCCCCCGGGCGAACGTCGACGCGTGACGACCCGCCTGCGCCCCACCCGCCGAGGTGACCGCCAGGCCGACCGGATCACCATCCGCTCGTACGGCCCCCTGGGCCTCTTCGCCCGCCAGGGCACCCACAAAGCCCCCTGGACGGTACGCGTCCTGCCCCCGTTCACCAGCCGCAAGCACCTGCCCTCCAAGCTGGCCCGCCTGCGCGAACTGGACGGCCGCACCAGCGTGCTCATCCGCGGCCAGGGCACCGAATTCGACAGCCTGCGCGAGTACGTCCCCGGCGACGACACTCGCTCCATCGACTGGCGCGCCACAGCCCGCCAGTCCGCGGTCGCCGTACGCACCTGGCGCCCGGAACGCGACCGCCACATCCTCCTGGTCCTCGACACCGGCCGCACCTCGGCAGGCCGCGTGGGCGACGCACCCCGCCTCGACGCCTCCATGGACGCGGCCCTGCTCCTCGCAGCGCTGGCCTCCCGCGCCGGCGACCGCGTCGACCTCCTCGCCTACGACCGCAAGGTCCGCGCCCTCGTCCAGGGCCGCACGGCAGGCGACGTTCTTCCGTCCCTGGTCAACGCGATGGCCACGCTCGAACCCGAGCTCGTCGAAACGAACGCACGCGGCCTCACGGCCACAGCCCTGCGCACGGCCCCCCGCCGCTCCCTGATCGTGCTCCTCACCACCCTGGACGCAGCCCCCATCGAAGAGGGCCTCCTCCCGGTCCTCTCCCAGCTCACCCAGCGACACACGGTTCTCCTGGCATCAGTAGCGGACCCGCACATCACTGAAATGGCCAAGGCACGCGGAAACGTCGACGCCGTCTACGAGGCAGCCGCAGCCGCCCAGGCCCAGTCCGAACGTCACCGCACGGCAGAACAACTCCGCCGTCACGGCGTCACAGTGGTGGACGCGACCCCGGACGACCTGGCGCCGGCACTGGCGGACACGTACTTGGCATTGAAAGCGGCCGGACGCCTGTGACGTTTAGGGCCCTCGGAAGAGGGCCCTAAACGCAGAAAACCCCCGCATCCGAAGATGCGGGGGTTTTCCCAAGAATTGTTCGGCGGCGTCCTACTCTCCCACAGGGTCCCCCCTGCAGTACCATCGGCGCTGTAAGGCTTAGCTTCCGGGTTCGGAATGTAACCGGGCGTTTCCCCTACGCTATAACCACCGAAACACTATGAAACTGTCAGCCGCACCATACCGTGACCATGGCATGGGACTGTTCGTGGTTTCAGAACCAACACAGTGGACGCGAGCAACTGAGGACAAGCCCTCGGCCTATTAGTACCGGTCAACTCCACACGTTACCGTGCTTCCATATCCGGCCTATCAACCCAGTCGTCTACTGGGAGCCTTACCCCATCAAGTGGGTGGGAGTCCTCATCTCGAAGCAGGCTTCCCGCTTAGATGCTTTCAGCGGTTATCCCTCCCGAACGTAGCCAACCAGCCATGCCCTTGGCAGAACAACTGGCACACCAGAGGTTCGTCCGTCCCGGTCCTCTCGTACTAGGGACAGCCCTTCTCAAGACTCCTACGCGCACAGCGGATAGGGACCGAACTGTCTCACGACGTTCTAAACCCAGCTCGCGTACCGCTTTAATGGGCGAACAGCCCAACCCTTGGGACCGACTCCAGCCCCAGGATGCGACGAGCCGACATCGAGGTGCCAAACCATCCCGTCGATATGGACTCTTGGGGAAGATCAGCCTGTTATCCCCGGGGTACCTTTTATCCGTTGAGCGACGGCGCTTCCACAAGCCACCGCCGGGTCACTAGTCCCGACTTTCGTCCCTGCTCGACCCGTCGGTCTCACAGTCAAGCTCCCTTGTGCACTTACACTCAACACCTGATTGCCAACCAGGCTGAGGGAACCTTTGGGCGCCTCCGTTACCCTTTAGGAGGCAACCGCCCCAGTTAAACTACCCATCAGACACTGTCCCTGATCCGGATCACGGACCCAGGTTAGACATCCAGCACGACCAGACTGGTATTTCAACGACGACTCCACACTAACTGGCGTTAGCGCTTCACAGTCTCCCAGCTATCCTACACAAGCCGAACCGAACACCAATATCAAACTGTAGTAAAGGTCCCGGGGTCTTTCCGTCCTGCTGCGCGAAACGAGCATCTTTACTCGTAGTGCAATTTCACCGGGCCTATGGTTGAGACAGTCGAGAAGTCGTTACGCCATTCGTGCAGGTCGGAACTTACCCGACAAGGAATTTCGCTACCTTAGGATGGTTATAGTTACCACCGCCGTTTACTGGCGCTTAAGTTCTCAGCTTCGCCCCACCGAAATGGAGCTAACCGGTCCCCTTAACGTTCCAGCACCGGGCAGGCGTCAGTCCGTATACATCGCCTTACGGCTTCGCACGGACCTGTGTTTTTAGTAAACAGTCGCTTCTCGCTGGTCTCTGCGGCCACCCCCAGCTCGAGGAGCAAGTCCTCTCACCAGGCGTGGCCCCCCTTCTCCCGAAGTTACGGGGGCATTTTGCCGAGTTCCTTAACCATAGTTCACCCGAACGCCTCGGTATTCTCTACCTGACCACCTGAGTCGGTTTAGGGTACGGGCCGCCATGAAACTCGCTAGAGGCTTTTCTCGACAGCATAGGATCATCCACTTCACCACAATCGGCTCGGCATCAGGTCTCAGACTATTGCCAGGCGGATTTACCTACCTGACGTCCTACACCCTTACCCCGGGACAACCACCGCCCGGGATGGACTACCTTCCTGCGTCACCCCATCACTCACCTACTACCAACTTGGGTCACCGGCTCCACCACTTTCCTTTCCCCGAAGGGTCCGGAACGGCTTCACGGGCTTAGCATCACTGGATTCGATGTTTGACGCTTCACAGCGGGTACCGGAATATCAACCGGTTATCCATCGACTACGCCTGTCGGCCTCGCCTTAGGTCCCGACTTACCCTGGGCAGATCAGCTTGACCCAGGAACCCTTAGTCAATCGGCGCAAACGTTTCTCACGTTTGTATCGCTACTCATGCCTGCATTCTCACTCGTGAACCGTCCACAACTACCTTCCGGTGCTGCTTCACCCGGCACACGACGCTCCCCTACCCATCACAGCCGGCGTTGGCCGTATTACTGCAATGACACGACTTCGGCGGTACGCTTGAGCCCCGCTACATTGTCGGCGCGGAATCACTAGACCAGTGAGCTATTACGCACTCTTTCAAGGGTGGCTGCTTCTAAGCCAACCTCCTGGTTGTCTCTGCGACTCCACATCCTTTCCCACTTAGCGTACGCTTAGGGGCCTTAGTCGATGCTCTGGGCTGTTTCCCTCTCGACCATGGAGCTTATCCCCCACAGTCTCACTGCCGCGCTCTCACTTACCGGCATTCGGAGTTTGGCTAAGGTCAGTAACCCGGTAGGGCCCATCGCCTATCCAGTGCTCTACCTCCGGCAAGAAACACACGACGCTGCACCTAAATGCATTTCGGGGAGAACCAGCTATCACGGAGTTTGATTGGCCTTTCACCCCTAACCACAGGTCATCCCCCAGGTTTTCAACCCTGGTGGGTTCGGTCCTCCACGAAGTCTTACCTCCGCTTCAACCTGCCCATGGCTAGATCACTCCGCTTCGGGTCTTGAGCGTGCTACTCAAACGCCCTATTCGGACTCGCTTTCGCTACGGCTACCCCACCCGGGTTAACCTCGCAACACGCCGCAAACTCGCAGGCTCATTCTTCAAAAGGCACGCAGTCACGAGAATGAAGACAAGTCTTCATTCCGACGCTCCCACGGCTTGTAGGCACACGGTTTCAGGTACTATTTCACTCCCCTCCCGGGGTACTTTTCACCATTCCCTCACGGTACTATCCGCTATCGGTCACCAGGGAATATTTAGGCTTAGCGGGTGGTCCCGCCAGATTCACACGGGATTTCTCGGGCCCCGTGCTACTTGGGTGTCTCTCAAACGAGCCGCTGACGTTTCGACTACGGGGGTCTTACCCTCTACGCCGGACCTTTCGCATGTCCTTCGCCTACATCAACGGTTTCTGACTCGTCTCACGGCCGGCAGACCATGAAAGAGAGATCCCACAACCCCGTATACGCAACCCCTGCCGGGTCTCACACGCATACGGTTTGGCCTCATCCGGTTTCGCTCGCCACTACTCCCGGAATCACGGTTGTTTTCTCTTCCTGCGGGTACTGAGATGTTTCACTTCCCCGCGTTCCCTCCACACTGCCTATGTGTTCAGCAGCGGGTGACAGCCCATGACGACTGCCGGGTTTCCCCATTCGGACACCCCCGGATCAAAGCCTGGTTGACGACTCCCCGGGGCCTATCGTGGCCTCCCACGTCCTTCATCGGTTCCTGGTGCCAAGGCATCC
The genomic region above belongs to Streptomyces coeruleorubidus and contains:
- a CDS encoding DUF4129 domain-containing protein, whose protein sequence is MSWAGEVLTSALPRAAIRTLLRAGDTSALSSARSADEPPLTTPRDPAREAARRELSKRMYHEDDPSLFQRALDAFWDWLDKLFNAASTATPGGTLGLLVIILAVVAVLAALWWRLGTPRRQPTSSATLFDDRPRSAADHRAAAEAHAAQGHWSQAVQERMRALVRALEERALLDVRPGRTADEAAAEAGRALPAHTDRLRAAARDFDDVTYGGRSATEQSYHRIAELDRDLERTKPQLAASSAHSTAPHTRQGAAE
- a CDS encoding DUF4350 domain-containing protein, giving the protein MTTEATHPSTSASPTARQVWTRARGIALALVLLLVGAIAIAVIRSDARHGELDPRSADPNGSRAVAELLADRGVDTRVVTTLDEAATAAGPDTTLLVALPDLLSRSQQSRLHNAFADSGGRTVLVASGSASVERLAPGVTADPATSLDSTLSPDCGLPAARRAGTADTGGVRYTTTHLDADTCYPSERLATLLRIPATTGDGDTVVLGAPDILLNDRLDEQGNASLALQLLGSRPHLVWYLPSLSDPSATGTDDERSFFDLLPSGWLWGTLQLFIAAALAALWRARRLGPLVPEKLPVAIRASETAEGRARLYRKADARDRAANALRSTTRTRLAPLTGVPVTQAHTPEALLPALSAHLHGDRRDLRTLLFGPPPSDDAALIALADQLDALEREVRRP
- a CDS encoding AAA family ATPase, encoding MDPTTDNAGQTGDPGAARAALEALRAEIAKAVVGQDPAVTGLVVALLCRGHVLLEGVPGVAKTLLVRALASALELDTKRVQFTPDLMPSDVTGSLVYDTRSAEFSFQPGPVFTNLLLADEINRTPPKTQSSLLEAMEERQVTVDGTPRALPDPFLVAATQNPVEYEGTYPLPEAQLDRFLLKLTIPLPSRQDEIDVLTRHAEGFNPRDLHAAGVRPVAGPADLEAARAAVAKTTISPEITAYVVDICRATRESPSLTLGVSPRGATALLATARAWAWLTGRDYVIPDDVKALALPTLRHRVQLRPEAEMEGVTADSVINAILAHVPVPR
- a CDS encoding DUF58 domain-containing protein, which gives rise to MALTGRAALLAALGSLPVGIWEPGWTGMLAVNAPLAVACACDFALAAPVRRLGLARSGDTSVRLGDTADVTLTITNPSRRPLRARLRDAWPPSTWQPGTETTASRHRLTVPPGERRRVTTRLRPTRRGDRQADRITIRSYGPLGLFARQGTHKAPWTVRVLPPFTSRKHLPSKLARLRELDGRTSVLIRGQGTEFDSLREYVPGDDTRSIDWRATARQSAVAVRTWRPERDRHILLVLDTGRTSAGRVGDAPRLDASMDAALLLAALASRAGDRVDLLAYDRKVRALVQGRTAGDVLPSLVNAMATLEPELVETNARGLTATALRTAPRRSLIVLLTTLDAAPIEEGLLPVLSQLTQRHTVLLASVADPHITEMAKARGNVDAVYEAAAAAQAQSERHRTAEQLRRHGVTVVDATPDDLAPALADTYLALKAAGRL